Proteins encoded within one genomic window of Bombina bombina isolate aBomBom1 chromosome 1, aBomBom1.pri, whole genome shotgun sequence:
- the LOC128645880 gene encoding NF-kappa-B-repressing factor, translating into MMASKCQLPICIGRDQEKPLSLEDFRQYHESDKHWDARKQFLARHLHLYPGSKLDQLISLSVVWSNIVFIGNRYGEHLTKKVLQMGEGIDVGEIPSYELVPGTKASKRPCNSDLDVQPQRKVGPSYGSRLRFEPMRFVASSIKEETMDTHKSNARETSNASYSFMNSVDAFRRKFYNLEQQSRDDQIRKTSALSSGSERPYETEDLSVYTTEEDDPDCEANSLHSPEANNANIHSNNFRHEESDCKRNPCPSFYTSDGNSRQKCITSHTKSYPEVMVTCADDSLSTELLPGHMQQVNSQDSDGSLTAQEESGPIKGIVLPKPFILTENASNAVSILNNSAMLNKMVVDYKYDMMPNNTWRCRVFVQDQCVSEEYGNKKSSKHAAAEAAVEILKKMQPNLQNQNGPTISNMKKAPMENAISRSQLCGLSSKAAYRQPIKEDNIGNQLLRKMGWTGGGLGREGAGRAEPVFVMEQSGRAGIGLPSISRKLNARDVEQIIRNYAKSHDQNDLTFSMEFTNEERKSIHQIVHKYGLRSKSYGKGTERYLVVSRKVSEQALINQLRQFYSLKPSCN; encoded by the exons ATGATGGCTTCCAAGTGTCAGCTGCCCATCTGTATTGGACGAGATCAGGAGAAGCCATTGTCCCTGGAAGATTTCCGCCAGTACCACGAGAGTGACAAGCACTGGGATGCCCGCAAGCAATTTCTGGCCCGGCATCTGCACCTTTACCCTGGCAGCAAACTAGACCAGCTAATTTCTTTGTCTGTGGTGTGGAGTAATATCGTCTTCATTGGTAACAG GTATGGGGAACATCTTACTAAAAAAGTCCTTCAGATGGGGGAAGGAATTGATGTTGGTGAGATACCATCTTATGAACTGGTACCTGGTACAAAGGCATCTAAAAGACCCTGCAATTCAGATCTTG ATGTACAGCCTCAACGAAAGGTTGGGCCAAGTTATGGCTCTCGGCTACGTTTTGAACCTATGCGTTTTGTAGCCAGCAGTATAAAAGAAGAAACTATGGACACTCATAAATCAAATGCACGCGAGACTTCAAACGCTTCCTATTCATTTATGAATTCAGTGGATGCCTTCAGACGCAAGTTTTATAACCTTGAGCAGCAAAGCAGAG ATGACCAAATTCGGAAGACGTCTGCACTAAGCTCTGGGTCAGAGAGGCCATATGAAACAGAAGACTTGTCAGTCTACACCACAGAAGAGGACGATCCGGATTGTGAAGCAAATAGTCTGCATAGTCCAGAAGCTAACAATGCAAATATTCATTCTAATAACTTTAGACATGAGGAATCTGATTGCAAACGTAATCCTTGTCCCTCGTTTTATACATCTGATGGCAACAGCAGGCAAAAGTGTATAACTTCCCATACAAAATCCTATCCAGAAGTTATGGTAACTTGTGCAGATGATTCACTCAGCACGGAATTGCTACCAGGACATATGCAGCAAGTGAATTCTCAGGATAGTGATGGGTCTTTAACTGCACAGGAAGAATCTGGCCCTATAAAAGGGATAGTATTGCCAAAACCGTTCATCCTTACAGAAAATGCCAGCAATGCAGTGAGTATCTTAAATAACTCGGCTATGCTTAACAAAATGGTGGTTGACTATAAGTACGATATGATGCCTAACAATACATGGAGGTGTAGAGTGTTTGTGCAGGATCAATGCGTATCTGAAGAATATGGAAATAAAAAGAGCAGTAAACACGCAGCAGCTGAGGCAGCTGTGGAAATTCTCAAGAAGATGCAGCCTAATCTGCAAAATCAAAATGGTCCCACAATAAGCAACATGAAAAAAGCCCCTATGGAAAATGCAATTTCTAGAAGCCAGCTATGTGGTTTGTCCTCTAAAGCGGCGTATAGGCAGCCAATCAAAGAGGATAACATTGGAAATCAACTGCTAAGGAAGATGGGATGGACTGGTGGAGGATTGGGGAGGGAGGGGGCAGGAAGAGCTGAGCCTGTTTTTGTAATGGAACAGTCTGGTCGTGCAGGAATCGGTTTGCCTTCAATTAGTCGTAAATTGAATGCAAGAGATGTTGAGCAGATTATAAGAAATTATGCTAAATCACATGACCAGAATGACCTTACTTTCTCTATGGAATTTACCAATGAGGAGAGAAAGTCAATACATCAAATAGTTCATAAATATGGGCTCAGGAGCAAATCTTATGGAAAGGGTACTGAAAGGTATTTAGTAGTAAGCAGGAAAGTAAGTGAGCAAGCACTGATTAATCAACTTAGACAGTTTTACTCATTAAAACCATCTTGTAATTAG